One region of Daphnia pulicaria isolate SC F1-1A chromosome 7, SC_F0-13Bv2, whole genome shotgun sequence genomic DNA includes:
- the LOC124350663 gene encoding uncharacterized protein LOC124350663, with amino-acid sequence MAKFSTVQAREIRCGLFNIRWELRKDLKEKGFCQDYVKLKVYKSSWVFDMGFEYSVALKKSKNLNKSFTVKDVSQEELENDSEEETEEEEVEEEEADEYSVNGNEPGDDFDEDGSEIGHEGNEEDSNNEGEHDAKKPEDQTDESSSHLNKTEICPMHMWIYTSESVSGIEKQLVKDDFDNGWRVDWCDSKLPEFINLWIDFGTESPTEKNVIKTMSGLASMFHDQHRCDVKFRFKDEKSIDAHILILSVGSPVFSAMFQSGFLESQTREVTITDIDLEIFLQLLDYLYTGSAPKLADENITQLLFEAADKYSVENLKSDCLEALQERVRLDNVVNLLVWSNFHSTKPLFDMALDFIVNNFRKLFVQADFEDFLKNYPDLCLMVMKRVASLPCQCDQDETMPSTESSS; translated from the coding sequence ATGGCAAAATTTTCCACAGTCCAGGCAAGAGAAATTCGATGTGGGTTATTCAACATCAGATGGGAATTAAGAAAAGATTTAAAGGAGAAAGGTTTCTGTCAAGATTATGTTAAACTTAAAGTATACAAGTCATCCTGGGTCTTTGACATGGGTTTTGAATATTCTGTCGCActtaaaaaaagtaagaatttaaacaaaagttttactgTCAAAGATGTCAGCCAAGAAGAACTGGAAAACGACTCTGAAGAAGAaacggaggaagaagaagtggaggaagaagaagcagatgaATACTCAGTTAATGGAAATGAACCAGGAGATGATTTTGATGAAGATGGCAGTGAAATTGGTCATGAAGGTAATGAAGAAGATAGCAACAATGAAGGTGAACACGATGCTAAAAAACCAGAAGACCAGACGGATGAGAGTTCTTCCCATCTcaacaaaactgaaatttgCCCTATGCATATGTGGATCTACACCTCTGAATCTGTATCAGGAATTGAAAAGCAACTTGTAAAAGATGATTTTGATAATGGATGGAGAGTAGATTGGTGTGACTCTAAATTACCCGAATTCATCAATCTGTGGATAGATTTCGGAACTGAGTCCCCAACAGAAAAGAATGTCATCAAAACAATGAGTGGCCTCGCCAGTATGTTTCACGATCAACATCGGTGTGATGTCAAATTCCGCTTCAAAGATGAAAAATCCATTGATGCACACATCTTAATTCTTTCAGTCGGCAGCCCGGTGTTTTCGGCCATGTTCCAGTCGGGTTTCCTAGAGTCCCAAACGCGTGAAGTGACCATCACTGAtattgatttggaaatatttctgcaaCTTCTCGACTACTTATACACTGGCAGCGCACCCAAACTCGCAGATGAAAACATCACCCAATTACTCTTCGAGGCTGCGGATAAATACTCCGTCGAAAACCTTAAAAGTGATTGTCTCGAAGCTCTGCAGGAACGAGTCAGACTCGACAACGTCGTCAACTTATTGGTTTGGTCTAACTTTCACTCAACAAAACCGCTTTTTGATATGGCGTTGGATTTCATCGTTAACAATTTTCGCAAGCTCTTTGTCCAAGCCGACTTCGAGGACTTCTTGAAGAATTATCCGGATTTGTGCTTGATGGTCATGAAACGTGTCGCTTCCCTTCCGTGCCAATGCGACCAAGATGAAACAATGCCATCTACAGAATCGTCATCTTAA
- the LOC124350679 gene encoding uncharacterized protein LOC124350679 isoform X1, with protein sequence MASSSRIQAKEIRSGLFKIRWELKEDIMEKGYYVTLNLCKSSLVLKMLFDYSVPTRKKYRNLKQNLVVKEVSQEELKSDSEEETDEDSFNEDDDEEDNDHEGIGENSNIDAIEGENEPEQQMDTPHPLKNEIRPMHMWILTSEYASGSGSERKLLKNDTDEWRVEWYSFKLPDFINLWIDFGTQSQIERNVIKTMSGLASMFYDQHRCDVQFRFKDGKSIGAHILILSIGSPVFSAMFQSGLLESQTREVTITDIELEIFRQLLDYLYTGSAPKLADESITKLLFEAADKYSVENLKSDCLEALQERVRIDNVVNLLIWSHFHSTKPLFEIALKFTLKNFPKLLDQADFEDFFKSYPDLCLIVLKRFASLPYRYYQHETTTSSDSYSSP encoded by the coding sequence ATGGCAAGTTCATCCAGAATCCAGGCAAAAGAAATTCGAAGTGGGTTATTTAAGATCAGATGGGAATTAAAAGAAGATATCATGGAGAAGGGTTATTATGTCACACTAAATTTGTGTAAGTCATCCTTGGTTCTAAAAATGCTTTTTGATTATTCTGTTCCTACACGTAAAAAGTATcggaatttgaaacaaaatttggtCGTTAAAGAAGTCAGCcaagaagaattaaaaagcgacagtgaagaagaaacagaTGAAGACTCATTtaatgaagatgatgatgaagaagacaaTGATCATGAAGGTATCGGTGAAAATAGCAACATAGATGCCATTGAAGGTGAAAATGAGCCAGAACAGCAGATGGATACTCCTCATCCcctcaaaaatgaaattcgtcCCATGCACATGTGGATCCTCACCTCAGAATATGCATCAGGATCAGGAAGTGAAAGAaagcttttgaaaaatgatacTGATGAATGGAGAGTAGAGTGGTATAGCTTTAAATTACCTGACTTCATCAATCTTTGGATAGATTTCGGGACCCAGTCCCAAATAGAAAGAAACGTCATCAAAACAATGAGTGGCCTTGCCAGTATGTTTTACGATCAACATCGGTGTGATGTCCAATTTCGCTTCAAAGATGGAAAATCCATTGGTGCCCACATCTTAATTCTTTCAATCGGCAGCCCGGTGTTCTCTGCCATGTTCCAGTCGGGTCTCTTAGAGTCTCAAACGCGTGAAGTGACCATCACTGATATTGAATTGGAAATATTCCGGCAACTTCTCGACTACCTGTACACTGGCAGCGCACCCAAACTCGCAGATGAAAGCATCACCAAACTACTCTTCGAGGCTGCGGATAAATACTCCGTCGAAAACCTTAAAAGTGATTGTCTCGAAGCTCTGCAGGAACGAGTGAGAATCGACAACGTCGTCAACTTATTAATTTGGTCGCACTTTCACTCAACTAAACCGCTTTTTGAAATAGCATTGAAATTTACCCTTAAAAATTTTCCCAAGCTTTTGGACCAAGCCGACTTCGAGGACTTTTTTAAGAGTTATCCGGATTTGTGTTTGATTGTCTTGAAACGTTTCGCTTCCCTTCCGTACCGATACTACCAACATGAAACAACGACATCGTCAGATTCGTATTCGTCACCTTAG
- the LOC124350679 gene encoding glutamate [NMDA] receptor subunit 1-like isoform X2, with protein MDRVERMDYTFFTWSEGFSLVVPRPGEESRLFAFIGPFQPTVWMLVFISLIVIIGTMTLFTWCYNGCFTVVSTDEATVDSESTTRHNRNVSRQRRNFISFGSHITYVINTITNQGGREAFSRNSFRVLAGVWVLCATVLVNSYTGIVISSLTKPKMKPSIESFEDLAVSSEIGVVLRHDTSIGEQILKATSGVYKVLGDKARRHPDQILGDPFKLAAKLQTGHYAYPFLRTFGIAFVGSQYKKDKKCRFKTSKMLPIFTGFYSLLFKKGSSYTKTISQGLMNLWESGFMMFWVRNLPTIPKANECFADEKNRVSRLVPIRLSDLTSAFLILGIGIGLATLSFLLELIYYNMLF; from the exons ATGGATAGAGTGGAGAGAATGGACTACACCTTCTTCACGTGGTCTGAAGGATTTAGTCTTGTTGTGCCAAGACCTGGAGAAGAAAGCAGATTATTTGCTTTCATTGGTCCATTTCAACCTACG gttTGGATGTTGGTTTTCATTAGTCTTATCGTCATAATCGGGACCATGACACTCTTTACCTGGTGCTACAATGGATGTTTCACTGTCGTTTCAACGGACGAGGCTACTGTCGACTCTGAATCAACAACTCGACATAATCGCAACGTTTCACGTCAAAGGAGAAACTTTATCTCCTTTGGTTCACACATAACCTATGTTATTAATACCATAACGAATCAAG GAGGAAGAGAAGCGTTTAGTCGCAACTCGTTTCGGGTCCTGGCCGGAGTTTGGGTTTTGTGCGCTACTGTTTTGGTTAACTCTTACACGGGAATCGTCATTTCGTCACTCACCAAGCCGAAAATGAAGCCGTCCATCGAATCTTTTGAAGATTTGGCTGTGAGTTCAGAGATTGGAGTCGTTCTCCGACATGACACGTCAATTGGAGAACAAATTTTG AAAGCAACTTCTGGCGTTTATAAGGTCTTGGGTGATAAAGCTCGGCGTCATCCGGATCAAATACTCGGCGATCCTTTCAAGTTGGCCGCTAAACTGCAAACCGGTCACTACGCTTACCCTTTT CTGCGCACTTTTGGCATTGCATTTGTCGGTTCGCAGTATAAAAAGGATAAGAAATGCCGATTTAAAACTTCTAAAATGTTGCCCATCTTTACGGGATTTTATTCGTTGCTTTTTAAGAAGGGAAGCTCATACACTAAAACAATTAGCCAAGG GCTCATGAATCTTTGGGAAAGTGGTTTTATGATGTTTTGGGTGAGGAACCTCCCTACCATACCGAAAGCAAACGAATGTTTCGCCGACGAAAAGAATCGAGTCTCTCGTCTAGTTCCGATTCGGCTGTCCGATTTGACTAGTGCTTTTCTGATCCTAGGAATTGGAATTGGATTGGCGACACTAAGTTTCTTGCTAGAATTGATCTACTATAATATGCTTTTTTAA